DNA from Solanum stenotomum isolate F172 chromosome 3, ASM1918654v1, whole genome shotgun sequence:
AGGTTATGATTTACCAAATTCCAACTGTCCCCCAACGGATTTTAGGTCCACCATAATTAAAGTTTTGTGCCGcacattaataattaattaatgtaatttgtttgatcaagtttttgattaattaaaagtaattattattttaaaaatgattattcAAAAAAGTATGATATTTGATaaagttttgaaggaaaaataagtagtattttctttgagtAGCATTAgttgttttttcaaaagttattttttttcgtaaacgaattttaagaaaaatacaatctaaaaatttaattaaatattaattgttgctcaaaatacttttaaaatttattagtgaaccaataatctttttttttgacaaataaatttagaaaaattagtTAACTATTATGATTTCTCTTAATATACTTTTAAACAGGTTATGAGaactttaaattttgtatttgagTTGAAACAATAATggattatattattggacagaAATTGATCTGTAAATAATATTGCAATGTCCTcaaataatacatgtataaatccattcaaaacaataagaaaaataaatccaCGTCAAAAGTTTTAAGTAAATCTCTCTTTTGGAAAAAGCAAAAAGAgcagagaaattattttttttattttattttagggaCGGTGGAAATTAATaatgaataataataagaaaaagaaaaaaaaaaacaaggagCGTCGTaggaaaacaaaaaggaaaaagagaaaaaacaagtAGCGGTAAAGTAATAAGTTGGAGTGGAGAGCCTTATCCATTATTTCACATCTGCAAACACTCACTCGCCCACATCTAAGGTGCATAACACacacaaatataataattttgggGTCCATATCAAAGctcgattaatttgaatttgagaaatttaaatGTATGTGGGCCCCATTTCATATATATCGAATACCAACtgtatttatcaaaaaaatcattattctgattaacaataaattttgtGAAAGAGAAATTAGAGATAAGAGAATATCATAAAGGTTCTTGAGATTTGTTGATGTCTTCTATTTTATGCAGAACCTCTTTCATTCAAGGCTCTTAGTAATACACAGAAGGATATCTCTTTCATTCTCCTCAAATTGCTATAAAATTTCTTCATAATCAATTTTGCCACGTAGTTTACTTTCTTTCATTAGTCGATTTCGTGTTGCTAAGGATagaagatgaaataaataaataatgctAGTGGTGTCCATCCGCCAAAGGATGAATGGAGTTTGGTCCAAACACTTTATCTTTCCATTTATCGTACTGATTGGGACAAGTGGGTCAATTAGGTTGGGTTGGCACTAAGATAGAAAACTGGATAACGccgaatctttttttttttaatttaaaactatagtatatatttatatttatatttatatactcCTTTTTCACCTTATCTTGTTTCACCTATTCATTCACATAGAAAgtacaaaagaagaaaattgcaTTTGTTTTTTTCAAGAACTGTATGGtggattttatttgtttagattATGAATGTGAAAATGAAATTAGTTTCTTTGGACCAACAAAACAACCATGGGATCATGGATGAGGAAAATCATGATTCTGATTCTTCTGATATTTTGAGTAATTTCTCTTCATCTGATTCGGAGTTGCttggtgaagaagaagaaggagaaggggATTCTTCAGATCCGACTTCTccaaattcttcttcttctggtGATTCAATAAGTCATGATGAACACACAAAAGGAGCTTTGCAAAATATGTCCACTCTTCTTCAAGAACTACCCTTCAAGTAACAACTACTTTCctctgttttttattttttatgttatgtatttatattgaaatctgATTAAATTTGTATGTATTTACTTTCGTACGTAATATCATAAGTTAGATGAAGTTATCACGCCCCCCTTAAAGATAGAGGCTTTAGTTATCGTTTGAATCACGAGACAGGGCAAATTATTACATTattcgtttaaaaaagaatgacctaatttgatttggagcaaagtttaaaaaaaaacttgtggGTCTAAACTAAAGTTATGTCAAAAGTatcaaaatgttctttaatcttatggtcttaaacatgtcaagtggaaagttgaagttcaagttttaccaaaaaaggaaaaaggtcaTTCTtattgaaacagactaaaaaggaaattagatccttcttttttaaacaaaggGAGTATATGAAAGGATGAGATTTATTTTAAGGTGGGAGTTGATTTCTAGTATACTCACTTAACTagtagttaaatattattttagaaagtcattttttattgaattaattgaaaTCAAGAAGAAATGGGATATGGTGAGTAATAACTAAGTGACGATTTGAGAAATCAACTTTTCAAAGTGTTTTAGATAGCTTAGCTAGACTAAAAATCCTTATATGTGGTTCAAAAGAGAAGGGGTAGAAATGTGGTAAAGGAATTGATTAACTCATCAAGTCTCTCATGACCTAAGAGGCTTCTATCCGATTCTAATTAAAGATGAGTGAATATTCGTTATTTATGGTCACTTAATTTGAAAATACCtaaaatagggcatgtaaattGATACAATTTTGGGCACCTAAGATGTCATGGCCAAAAATGATGACAATGGCAATGTGTTTCCTCATCCGTTGTCAAACCTTGGCCTTGATACCAATTGTTACAAGGGCGCCTAAAGAATACTAGATTAGTTTACTTCCGCATATTCAAGCTTTGCTGAATAAGAGCTATTTGATACCTGTATTGTACTTGAAATTAGTCGAATTATGTTTAAGCAGGCTAAAACACCATAAAAACCATACTtttcaattatattaaaaataactaattgcTCGTTTggataaaactattaaaacagAAAACAAGCAAAGTTGAGTGGTGTTGAACTTATtgcttttgatttatttttagattaaaaacactactttaaacaaatacttttgatttttacCAAATACTAGATTCATTTCTTAACATGCTATCAAAACATAATACATCCCAATTCTTGTTTCAGAGATGTCCAGCCCTGGACGTAAGGTACGGTATTGAAGAGTTCCCACATCGAATGTAAAAGGAATGGATGATCTCTTTACATGTTCTTCGACAATCCTCCTCTCTTAAGCTAACATTTGAGATTGAATTGGATTCTAGATCCTTCTTTTTAACAAATACCACAATTAATCTAAAGATGCTGAACTTTGATTTACATTTTAACATTATCTAAACACCACCCTCTAAATCCTTCTTTAACATTTTTCACATTAATATTTCATTATGATGCTAATTAATTGTCCCTTTTTTTGGGTTAATAGGAGAGGCTTGTCAAAACATTACAATGGGAAATCACAATCATTCACCTCTCTATCAAATGTGAGGAGCTTAGAGGACATGGCTAAGCCAGAAAATCCATACAACAAGAAGCTCAAATCATGCAAGAGTTATGGAGTTTTCTTAGAAGGTTTCAAATCAGATAACTTGCATCCTCCTATTAGAAGCAATAGTTCTTCAAGACTAAGCTCAAAGAGAGGCTCATGTTCATCATTAAGAGCAAAGAGAAATGGAAGCTTTCTTGGGAATAATAGTAGACCTCCTGCTCCTCCACATAGATCAACTAGTACAACTAGTTTTACAACTCAAACCCCTTTGTTTGCTTGATGGttcttatcaaaaaaatatttaaaaaggttTACTAAATGTATTTACtttgttgttgttactgttTCTTTTTTCAGCTGGATGCTATGTGATGCTTTCTGTAGTacttgttatatttatttttttatgttctttgaTATGTGTTACCTGAGTCGGATAGAGGCATACTTCTGTCCTTTCTTGATTACATCATGTGGACTTCATTGAGTATGTTTATGTTGCTGTATTTTGTGTTCGAAGTTACATACTTAAGTTGGATCttacttgttttatttaaacGGTAGGTAGGTGGAGAATGTATGTGTTGTGACATTTGAAATTGTTTTGGTTATCAAAGGATGACTAatctactattattattattttattttatttgacttagtataaaatttaagaaacaaagaTAAAAGTGTGACATTTGAGAGTCGGAAATAAGTGTATGAGTATGAACTTTGGATAGAAATGGTTGAAGTCGTTCAAAAATGACAGAATGTTAGTCATATATGATTGAACTTCAATTACGACATACACATGTTGGAttgggttggtttggatttttcaaatatcaaaacttaatcaaTATTTGTGTCGAATTCTTAAATTTCTAAATCAAATCAAACGAAAACCAATAAAAGTCAGATTTTGcaatttcaatattttgtttTCTCGAGAGAATTAAAGTTTTTATCATAtagatatataattaatttgtatttcaaatatttcttttaaagtcttacgtaagaaaataaaatatgatatgagcTACGATACTGGGCCAAACACTAGGATTTCAGAGTAGTGCTTAAcacactttttcttcttttccttttgagtCCAACTTCTCCTTTAAGCTCCTTTTCACTTTctcttgaaaaaattataaataattttgcaTCTCGAACTCCATTGATCATACTAATAAATTAAGCATAAACTAAATTATAAATACGTAAGTAAACAACTctaagtaaataataaaatcaccacttatcaattaaataatatataattgataaattaaaaccaatttttttgtcataaataataataaaaaagatatattcgaaaattcaaaatattccGACTCACGCACACTCAAAGTGCATTTAGTGGACATTGTGAGGTTGTTAGGTTAGGATATCATCAATTCTTTGTCCACACATATGCACAAGTTGCGCCATGactcaaaaatatgaattgttgtATCTTTGAATATTTGATGCTACTCTCTTTAGGTGAACCAACTTATATGACAATTAGTTGTAAGCATTATGACTTTTTTATgtgaatttttatatatatataaatttatgttgtgTATTAAAATAGTGAATTCAGATGAATTCATTATCAATAATATTCATCAGATTATACTTATCAGTATTTgataatcaatttatttatcattttattagcCTAGTTGTCTAATCAGTTGGGGGTATAAATGGACTTTAATTTGTTTGGACTCTGTATAAATACACatcaacaatttaaaaaataaataaaaaacaaaagtacAGTTACTAtacaaaaatagataaaaaataaaatataatttttaaataataaataaagagaaaatgaaaaaaaagataatgaCACAATCACCAAATCAATTGTTGCATAAATGAGATTTTTTGTCATTATCTAACGATGAATTTAAAGATACGATACAATAAAATTCAAGTAACAATGTATTTATAATAACAATACAATGGaaaacaaccatccaaacaaagtgcGAAGAGTGTGTATAAATATGTCCTTTAACTTGACCACAATTAACATCTATGTCCTTCGATTTCAAGTAGAGTATAAAATCGAATACATATCCTATGTGTcataatacacataaaacaTCATATATGACGTGAATTGCCCTGTAGGACGATACGTAGGATGTAGGATGTATGTTTCTACTTATCTAACTTTGTACAAGTCAAAGTGTCTACTTAGGGcttgtttggattggcttttggcttatgaCTGGTAAGCCAAAAGTCAcaagttaggatttctaacttatgacttttggcttatttttgttattttagctttaaaataaATGCttataaacattttaaaactgcttaaaagttattttgacttaaaaacacctaagataagtcaatccaaacgggcactTATACACGTCAAAAGTCAAACTACATAAATGTCAATTAAGATCAAATTAaaaacacatttatatattatgcctaaaAAAAGGTGAACAACTCATgtggaaaaatataaattatgacAGGGCACcatccaaaaaaattatttcaaagatAAAATGACAATAATAACCCCACCAAACACAAAATATCATGAAGATTGGCGCATTAAAAGCGGTTGTCTTTTGCTTCTTGTTAAACTGTTGTTCTTCATTCATTATATATAAAACACTCATTTGCCGTTGCCTAACAACTGTTCGACGAATTGcctcaaagaaaagaaaaacgaAATTTGTTAAGGAATTTGTGATCTATGCAAACCAAACGATTTGTTTATTTGAGGATTTTGTGATTATGAGTGGATTTGATCAGTTACAGTGTTGTTACAATTTAAGCCGCATCATTGCCGGCCTTCTTCTCTTCATGCTTTACCATTCTTTCCAATTAATTTCCAATTTCTTGCTTCCTATACACCCTTAACAACATTCCCCACAcacccttttcttttcttttcttgatttcttcgaATTCAAGTAACCATTGTTGAATCATGGAGCTCAAAGGGAATGATTCTGGTTAGTTTGTTAATTGTATTGAATTCTTGTTCATTTACTTTTGTCTTGATTATTAGGGAAATACAATGTATCAACCTTGTGTAAAGTGTATGGAAGgtgtttataatttatatacaaatatgggttgaattGTGTGTTTATATCTTAAGAAGAATCGTCTAGTGTATGTGTTGGCTTTGGTCATTACCTGAGATTGAATTTGGGATGGTATATCATTTTTGGTTTTTAGTTGACAATTAAAAGAATGTGTAAGGAATGTAGGTGGTGGGTTTCAAACAGGCAACCTAATGAATGCAAAGTGGTGTTGAAACAAATGGTTGACACTGCGAGCTTCATTCAATTTATATTTAGACGTTAGAATATCAAATGAGATGGTGTTGTGTGCATTTGCCTTTGGTGGTGATCTTGTTGTATTCGAATCTTGGGTCTGCATCTGTTCATGAAAAGAATTGCAACTTATTAGTCCAATTTAGCTTCAAAGATTAGTCAACCTTGttaagtgccacataaattgggatggaTGGAGTAATGTCTTCGTGTTTTGGGAAATTCCCGGATCCGTTAAACTGTGACTGATTACTGTGATTGCTATGATTTTACTGAAATAATAGATGAAAAGCAGTGAAGTTATAGCAGAACTATTCTATATTTGTCaagaaattgaatttaaattaatgttGTTAGCTTGCGTTATGTGTGTGGGCTTATATTGTTTAACTCGGAGTGTTGATTTTTATGATTGGGAAAAATGCGGATTGAATAAGCAAAGGGTCCTTTCATAGTTCATGTGTGTGCCCATATCATTTGATAATATGAACAATTGAGGGGACTCAAGTgatttgtctttttaaaaacaatCCTCTTATAGTATAAGCTTTCAATACCCCTAGATCTTTGGTTCAATGATAAAAGAAGAACGTAGGTAATGTGGAAGGCAATCATTAGTAGAGTGAGCCCTGACGTTGACAAAATCTTGGTGTATAAGGGGAGTAGAGTAGAATGGTGTGCTTATATTCTGAGTTTCAACTTATACCCAACAAAGGTTGGGCCAGCTAACCAAACAGGGGATTTTGTACGATatcaaaaaaatgttataagCTTTGCACCTGTTCTAcaaattatttgtttacaaGTTGTGCAGTTGGTTTTGATATGCTTTATTGGAAACATATTGCATCTATGAATTCTTGgaattaaaagaaatatgttattcACTTCTTCTGCTGCAGTTTTGTATAGTAGTGAAGCCGCCTTTACTCCATTCTGTTATTTGTTACccttagaatatatatatatatatatatatatatatattatggcCATGAAACTATTGGTTAACTAGGCACTTTACCACCTTGCTTAGGGAGGCGACATGGTTCATCTCCGTCGGTCATTGTAATTGGTGGAGGTATCTCAGGGGTAGCTGCTGCACGTTTCCTTCAGAATGCTTATTTCAAGGTGAGGTTACTCATGACTTTAAACCCCTTGCACATGTAGTGACTTTtatgttctaattttttttgtgctaATGAAGCTGGTCTATTTTTATCCAGGTGCTCTTGCTGGAGTCACGAGATAGACTTGGTGGTCGCATACACACTGACAGCTCATTTGGTTGTCCAGTTGATCTGGGAGCTTCATGGTGAGTAACACTAATCTTTTACTCTCGAATTCTTTATCCAGAACTAGATGCTTATTCATGTTCTTCAAATTGCATCTCAGGCTCCATGGAGTGTGCAATGAAAATCCTTTAGCTCCTTTGATACGGCGGCTGGGGCTCACTCTGTATCGAACTAGTGGTGACGACTCAGTGCTTTATGACCATGATTTGGAAAGGTAAATAGGATTTTTGCACATTTAGTTTCAAAATGATTTTGTCATGTTTAGTGGACATGTTTCCCTTTTGTTTAAACACCCTGTCTCTCTCTATCTCTCTGTCTAAATGGAGGGGGTGGCTTATCTCTTGGTTACACCTTAGATTTTTGGCTTCAGATTTTTAAAGTCCTGTTCTCTGTTTCCATTCTGATGTAGCCACTCAAAAATCGGGGGAAAAATCTGttagcttgttcttgaattgtcGCAGTAGCTTTTTCTGCAAGAAAGTATCTTGCAGTTTATTGTAATCTGATTCATAATGAAAAAGTAAATCACACTTATAGTTTATCTGTGTGGAAGATTTGCTGCTTGCCTTCACATCTCTCAGTCCGCTCATGTATCTGCTAGATTTTAGCCTATATTCTTTTTGCTTTTGTGTACATTAACTAGAAATGTTATTTCATCATTCAGGAGCTTGattatgttttctttctttttaaagcTGCATGCTGTTTGACATGGATGGTCATCAAGTTCCTCATAATACAGTTGCTGAAGTAGGAGATGTATTCAAGAAAATCCTCGATGAGGTTGGCTTTGCTCTGTTTTTATTTCACCAAGTGCTATTCCTTTTGAGGTTTTATAATGTAAATGAATGATTATGTGTATCGGCAAATGCAGACTGAGAAAGTGAGAAATGAGAATAGTAATGACATATCGGTTCTTCAAGCAATATCTATTGTATTGGACAGGCATCCTGAGCTGAGGTATGGGAAAATGTTCTTCTCTTATAACCAACttatgtttgtttcttttaaatctGTAATCTAGCTAACTTCACTGATCTTATATACTGCCGCAGGCAAGAAGGAGTCTCTCATGAAGTACTGCAGTGGTACATATGCAGAATGGAGGCATGGTTTTCTGCCGATGCAGACACGATCTCTTTGAAAACTTGGGATCAGGcaagttttttttcttgttattcaAAGTTTCTTCTAAAAGAGTAATTTTATGTGCATCTCTTTGAATAGTATGTGCATCTAAAAGATTTTATTACTATTCCCAATCCCCAAAGAAAATATTCCTTATTCGAATGGCAAGGCTCTAACCAGTGGCGAACCCAGGATTTTCGCTCGGGGGTTc
Protein-coding regions in this window:
- the LOC125860670 gene encoding uncharacterized protein LOC125860670 — protein: MNVKMKLVSLDQQNNHGIMDEENHDSDSSDILSNFSSSDSELLGEEEEGEGDSSDPTSPNSSSSGDSISHDEHTKGALQNMSTLLQELPFKRGLSKHYNGKSQSFTSLSNVRSLEDMAKPENPYNKKLKSCKSYGVFLEGFKSDNLHPPIRSNSSSRLSSKRGSCSSLRAKRNGSFLGNNSRPPAPPHRSTSTTSFTTQTPLFA